One stretch of Rhinatrema bivittatum chromosome 8, aRhiBiv1.1, whole genome shotgun sequence DNA includes these proteins:
- the CIB3 gene encoding calcium and integrin-binding family member 3 isoform X1, with product MLDRLFYRYRDLAPQLVPLDYTSKPDVKLPYELIGSMPELKDNPFRRRIAEVFSEDGEGNMTLDDFLDMFSVLSEMAPKDLKAYYAFKIYDFNNDDYICKLDLQKTLNKLTRHELTPEEVCLVCEKVIDETDLDNDGKLSLDDFQHMIIRAPDFLSTFHIRI from the exons ACTCTTTTACAGGTATCGAGACCTGGCTCCTCAGCTCGTTCCCCTTGATTACACCAGTAAACCAGATGTCAAGCTTCCCTATGAACTGATTGGCAGCATGCCAGAATTAAAG GACAATCCATTTCGTCGGCGGATAGCAGAGGTCTTCTCTGAGGATGGGGAAGGCAATATGACACTGGATGATTTTTTGGATATGTTCTCAGTGCTGAGTGAAATGGCACCAAAAGATCTCAAAGCTTactatgcttttaaaatttatg ATTTCAACAACGATGATTATATCTGTAAATTGGACCTGCAGAAGACCTTGAACAAGTTGACCCGCCATGAGCTCACGCCAGAGGAAGTGTGCCTGGTCTGCGAGAAGGTGATCGACGAGACAGACCTGGACAATGATGGCAAACTCTCGCTGGATGACTTCCAGCACATGATCATCCGTGCCCCGGATTTCCTGAG CACCTTTCACATCCGAATCTGA
- the CIB3 gene encoding calcium and integrin-binding family member 3 isoform X2, with product MPELKDNPFRRRIAEVFSEDGEGNMTLDDFLDMFSVLSEMAPKDLKAYYAFKIYDFNNDDYICKLDLQKTLNKLTRHELTPEEVCLVCEKVIDETDLDNDGKLSLDDFQHMIIRAPDFLSTFHIRI from the exons ATGCCAGAATTAAAG GACAATCCATTTCGTCGGCGGATAGCAGAGGTCTTCTCTGAGGATGGGGAAGGCAATATGACACTGGATGATTTTTTGGATATGTTCTCAGTGCTGAGTGAAATGGCACCAAAAGATCTCAAAGCTTactatgcttttaaaatttatg ATTTCAACAACGATGATTATATCTGTAAATTGGACCTGCAGAAGACCTTGAACAAGTTGACCCGCCATGAGCTCACGCCAGAGGAAGTGTGCCTGGTCTGCGAGAAGGTGATCGACGAGACAGACCTGGACAATGATGGCAAACTCTCGCTGGATGACTTCCAGCACATGATCATCCGTGCCCCGGATTTCCTGAG CACCTTTCACATCCGAATCTGA